Proteins encoded in a region of the Poecilia reticulata strain Guanapo linkage group LG14, Guppy_female_1.0+MT, whole genome shotgun sequence genome:
- the pou2f3 gene encoding POU domain, class 2, transcription factor 3 isoform X1, with protein sequence MSSDPVEQSEAPADQKERNGIDFNRQIKTEDLNDSPHSASAVKTCHLTQSSPVHGSQLAGELTSLHPMQQLVLMPPSHLSTPSPFLLSQSPSNHQALLQPNLLSLPGQSPPGLLQHQSGLALTPQAMSRSGLAGPSLENHMDMSHLQMPKHLSVAPQEEPNDLEELEQFAKAFKQRRIKLGFTQGDVGLAMGKLYGNDFSQTTISRFEALNLSFKNMCKLKPLLEKWLSDAENSPSDSMSASASLPPLMEGYGRKRKKRTSIETNIKLTLEKRFLDNPKPNSEEITLISEQLSMEKEVVRVWFCNRRQKEKRIYCPVATLPVKSHSYNSRMASTSRSYSPLASGGVSSNSSPNSTSREPSPNSLSAASVALTSQVNPASYSAPGSWYRTWNPAAYHH encoded by the exons aTTAAAACAGAGGACCTCAACGACTCCCCTCATTCAGCATCCGCAGTGAAGACATGCCACCTCACACAGAGCTCTCCAGTGCATGGGAGTCAGTTGGCTGGG GAGCTCACCTCCCTCCATCCAATGCAGCAGCTTGTTCTGATGCCGCCCTCTCACTTGTCGACTCCATcccccttcctcctctcccagAGTCCCTCCAACCATCAAG CCCTCCTGCAGCCAAACCTGCTGTCCCTTCCTGGACAGAGTCCACCGGGTCTTCTTCAGCATCAGTCTGGGTTAGCTCTGACTCCCCAG GCCATGAGTCGTTCCGGTTTGGCTGGACCGTCCCTCGAGAACCACATGGACATGTCGCACCTGCAGATGCCCAAACACTTGTCTGTGGCACCACAGGAGGAACCCAATGATTTGGAGGAACTGGAGCAGTTTGCCAAAGCATTCAAACAAAGACGCATCAAACTGGGCTTCACTCAG GGAGATGTGGGTCTGGCTATGGGAAAACTCTACGGTAATGATTTCAGCCAGACAACAATATCACGATTTGAAGCGCTCAACCTCAGCTTCAAGAATATGTGCAAGCTCAAACCATTGCTGGAGAAGTGGCTGAGTGATGCAG agaactCACCTTCTGACTCGATGAGCGCTTCGGCCTCTCTGCCGCCACTGATGGAGGGCTATGGACGTAAGCGAAAAAAGAGAACAAGCATAGAAACGAACATCAAGTTGACACTGGAGAAACGTTTTCTTGAT aATCCAAAGCCCAACTCAGAGGAGATAACCCTAATTTCTGAGCAACTTTCCATGGAGAAGGAGGTGGTTCGAGTTTGGTTCTGTAATCGTCGTCAAAAGGAGAAGAGGATCTACTGTCCTGTAGCTACTTTACCAGTCAAATCACACAGCTACAACTCCAGAATG GCCTCAACTTCAAGGTCCTACAGCCCTTTGGCTTCAGGTGGAG TTTCTTCAAATTCATCCCCGAATAGCACGAGTCGGGAACCGTCTCCCAACAGTCTATCTGCAGCTTCAGTTGCTTTGACCTCTCAGGTCAACCCAGCTTCCTACAGTGCACCGGG TTCTTGGTATCGCACTTGGAATCCTGCTGCTTATCATCACTGA
- the pou2f3 gene encoding POU domain, class 2, transcription factor 3 isoform X2, protein MQQLVLMPPSHLSTPSPFLLSQSPSNHQALLQPNLLSLPGQSPPGLLQHQSGLALTPQAMSRSGLAGPSLENHMDMSHLQMPKHLSVAPQEEPNDLEELEQFAKAFKQRRIKLGFTQGDVGLAMGKLYGNDFSQTTISRFEALNLSFKNMCKLKPLLEKWLSDAENSPSDSMSASASLPPLMEGYGRKRKKRTSIETNIKLTLEKRFLDNPKPNSEEITLISEQLSMEKEVVRVWFCNRRQKEKRIYCPVATLPVKSHSYNSRMASTSRSYSPLASGGVSSNSSPNSTSREPSPNSLSAASVALTSQVNPASYSAPGSWYRTWNPAAYHH, encoded by the exons ATGCAGCAGCTTGTTCTGATGCCGCCCTCTCACTTGTCGACTCCATcccccttcctcctctcccagAGTCCCTCCAACCATCAAG CCCTCCTGCAGCCAAACCTGCTGTCCCTTCCTGGACAGAGTCCACCGGGTCTTCTTCAGCATCAGTCTGGGTTAGCTCTGACTCCCCAG GCCATGAGTCGTTCCGGTTTGGCTGGACCGTCCCTCGAGAACCACATGGACATGTCGCACCTGCAGATGCCCAAACACTTGTCTGTGGCACCACAGGAGGAACCCAATGATTTGGAGGAACTGGAGCAGTTTGCCAAAGCATTCAAACAAAGACGCATCAAACTGGGCTTCACTCAG GGAGATGTGGGTCTGGCTATGGGAAAACTCTACGGTAATGATTTCAGCCAGACAACAATATCACGATTTGAAGCGCTCAACCTCAGCTTCAAGAATATGTGCAAGCTCAAACCATTGCTGGAGAAGTGGCTGAGTGATGCAG agaactCACCTTCTGACTCGATGAGCGCTTCGGCCTCTCTGCCGCCACTGATGGAGGGCTATGGACGTAAGCGAAAAAAGAGAACAAGCATAGAAACGAACATCAAGTTGACACTGGAGAAACGTTTTCTTGAT aATCCAAAGCCCAACTCAGAGGAGATAACCCTAATTTCTGAGCAACTTTCCATGGAGAAGGAGGTGGTTCGAGTTTGGTTCTGTAATCGTCGTCAAAAGGAGAAGAGGATCTACTGTCCTGTAGCTACTTTACCAGTCAAATCACACAGCTACAACTCCAGAATG GCCTCAACTTCAAGGTCCTACAGCCCTTTGGCTTCAGGTGGAG TTTCTTCAAATTCATCCCCGAATAGCACGAGTCGGGAACCGTCTCCCAACAGTCTATCTGCAGCTTCAGTTGCTTTGACCTCTCAGGTCAACCCAGCTTCCTACAGTGCACCGGG TTCTTGGTATCGCACTTGGAATCCTGCTGCTTATCATCACTGA